A region of the Bdellovibrio sp. ArHS genome:
CCCACGCCAAGGCCCCCCCATAACTTAAGCCCGCCACCGACACTTTCTGTTCGGGAAAATGTTCTTTGATGAATTTCGCCAGGACTTCGACTTGAACGGTGAAAAAAAGCTTATCCGAACTTAAATAGACATGGCTCAGGTTGGGAACTACGACGGTATAGGAGGTCGAGAGAGTTTCCGCCACGGATTCCCAATGATGAACACTTCCTCCATAACCATGAAGAAGAAGTAAAACAGGCCCCTGTCCGCGTTGTCGGAAAGTAATTTTATGAGACATCCTAGATTACTTATCGGTTAAGAAACCGATAAGGTGACTGGACTTAGGACTTACTCTTGTCTTTTTCTTCAGCTTTCTCGTTCAAAAGCATCGTGTCGTTGACGGCTTTGGATTCGATCTGCTTGTTGGTACGGAAACCCCGAATTTTTTTCGTCTGGTTTTCGGCGCGCTCCACTTGTTCTGTCAAGTCCACGGTGACATCACCAAAGCAGCGAACTTGACAGCTTAAACGGCGACCATCAATGAAGTGGCTGGTGCCGATAAGACTGAGCTCTGCTTTATTGGGAGGCAAAATATTGGCTTCACCTTCCTGAATACGTACGCGGCATTCCGCACAGGACGGAACACCTTTACAGATCGAACGAATTTCCAGGTGATTTTCAGTCGCAATTTGCAAGAGACTCTTATCCGGAGTTCCCTCGACTTCAATATTTTGCGGTAGAAACTTAATCTTCATAATTTACCTGCTTAGCGAACCACGATTTTCGCGAACTTCTTCTTACCTGCTTTGATTACGAAGCTTTCACCCGTTTTCAAATTCATTTTAAGCTTAGGATCGGAAATCTTCTCGCTGTCAATTTGCACGCCTCCACCTTGGATCAGGCGCGAACCTTCACCGTTGGAAGCGACAAGACCTGCTTTCGCCATCAATGCGGGAAGACCGATCTCGCCCGCTTCGGTAGCAAATTCAGGAACATCATCTGGAAGTCCTTTATCAACAAAGATGCGATGAAACTCTTCTTCCGCCGCATGGGCCGCCGCTTCCGAGTGGAAACGTTTGATAAGAAACTTCGCCAAATTCACTTTCACATCGCGCGGATGTTTGCGTTTTTCCGCAACATCCGTCTTTAACTGCGCCAATTGGTTGGCGGTAATATCTGTTAAAAGCTCGTACCAGCGATACATCAAATCGTCGGAAATTCGCATCGTCTTTCCGAACATGTCTTTGGGCGTATCGATAACGGAAATATAGTTATCCAACGACTTCGACATTTTATGAACGCCGTCGATACCTTCCAGAATTGGCATCGTAAGAATACATTGCGCTTCCTGGCCGTAAGATCCCTGCATGTCACGACCGACCAAAAGATTGAACTTCTGATCCGTCCCGCCCAATTCCACGTCAGCCTTCAAGGCCACCGAGTCATACCCTTGTGTCAAAGGGTACAGGAATTCATGAATACCGATCGGCGTGCCTGAACGATAACGTTTGGTAAAATCCTCACGCTCCAACATGCGCGCCACGGTGTACTGGGCTGACATTTTGATGAAATCCTGCGGAGTCATCTTGCCGATCCATGACGAGTTGTAAACAATCTCTGTCTTTTCAGGATCTAAAATTTTAAAAATCTGTTTCGCGTAAGTGCGACCATTTTCTTCGATCTCTTCACGCGTTAACATCGGTCGAGTGGTGTTCTTGCCGGAAGGGTCCCCGATCATCGCCGTGAAATCACCGATCAGAAAATAAACTTTGTGTCCTAATTCCTGGAATGTCCTTAGCTTATTGATGACCACCGTGTGACCGATATGAATATCCGGACGCGTGGGGTCCGCTCCCAACTTAATGTTCAGCGGCTTTCCTTTTTTCAGCTTCTTCAACATATCTTCGTCGTTGATGAACTCAGCGACACCGAATTTGATTCTTTCAAGCTGCTCACGAGGATCTAAAAAACTCATAGACTCAAAATCCTTTTTCTAGCGGGCGTGCTCAACACTTCGCGTTTCACGAACAACGGTCACCTTCACGGCCCCCGCTTGAGGCATTTCGCGCTCAATCTTACGAGCGATATCACGTGACAACATCACCGCCTGATCGTCCGTAACCTTGCTGCTTTCAACCAAGACCCGCACGTCTTTACCCGCCTGTAGAGCCAGAGTTTTTAGAACGCCGTCAAAGCTGTTGCCGATGCTTTCAAGGTCTTCCAAACGATGAATGAAGGAATCCATTTGTGGACGACGTGCCCCTGGACGAGAGCTGGAAAGAATAAACGCCGCATGGACGATCCACGCCAGAATAGAGTGCGGTTTTTCTTCTTCATCATGGGCACGAATCGCATGACAGACGTCTTCCGACTCGTTGTACTTCTTCGCAAATTCAGCACCGACGAACGCGTAACTGCCTTCGGCTGTGTGATCAATCGCTTTACCGATATTGTGCAATAGGCCCGCGCGGCGAGCGATCTTCACATTCACACCCATTTCGCCAGCAAGAAGACCGGCGATGTTGGCCACTTCCAAAGCTTGATTCAGGGCATTTTGTCCTTGGTAGGAACGGTATTTCAAACCGCCGATGATTTTCACCAGTTCAGGATGCATGTTGGCGATCCCCAACTCCATCACATGACGTTCGCCTTCTTCTTTGATTGATTTCATTAATTCCGAGCGCTGCTTTTCCACAACCTCTTCGATACGGGCCGGATGAACACGACCGTCTTCCATCAGTTTTTCAATTGTTCGGCGAGCCAATTCGCGGCGAACCGGATCGAAACCAGAAATAACCACGGCTTCCGGAGTGTCATCGACGATCAAGTCCACGCCACACAAAGCTTCCAGTGTACGGATGTTACGGCCTTCACGACCGATGATTTTCCCCTTCATTTCATCGTTTGGCAAAGCCAGCACACTCACGGTACGCTCAGAGGTGTATTCAGAGGCAAAACGAGACAGGGCCGTCGCCAAGATCCGTTTTGCTTTTTTATCAGCTTCTTTGTTGGCCTCTTCTTCGATCTGCGCGATTTTTTTCGAAGCTTCTTGTTTGGCTTCATCTTCCAAAGCGCCCAGAAGCTGGCGACGGGCTTCGTCCTGGCTCATGGCTGCGACCGACTCTAGCTTTTGCTTAAGTTCGCCGATATGGGCTTCGCCTTTTTTCTCAAGATCCTTAATACGATTTTCAGAGATCGCGATCTTTTCTTCGCGATCTTTCAATGTGTTTAGATAACGCTCGTTTTCTTCCATCTTTTGCTTGAACTGATCTTCGATTTCTTTCAAGCGACGGTCCAATTGCGATTCTTTATTTTTCAAAGTGGACTTTTGTTTGTGAATGTCAGCTTCGACATTCTTGCGAGCCCGGCCTTCAAAGTCTTTGGCTTTGGTCTCTGAATCCTTTTTGATTTTCGCGGCTTCAGACTTCGCCTTGTTCACGATTCTTTCAGCCTCAACCCGCGCAGACTTTTTCTTATTTTCATCCTGAACACGTTTGATGATGAAAACAATGGCTCCACCCAACAACAACGCAACTATGGCGGTGATTACTAACTCCATGATCCTTTACTCCTGATACTTCCTGCAATCGACCACACCAGTTTCCGTGATCAGGTAGTCCATGATCACATCGTGGGTTTCGGTCGGGATGGGGTCCACTGTCACTTGAAAGTCAAAACAGACGCCCACTTTCATCCCGCGGTACCAGGACAGGGTCTTATCGTAAAACCCTTTTCCCTTTCCCAGGCGATTGCCATTCTTATTAAAAACCAAACCGGGAATCAGCAGTCCCTGAATATCTTTGAGGTCTTGTGCCGTCGAATCTGGAGAGGGCTCCAGGACTCCGTAAGGGCCCACCATAAATGTGCGGGCATCAAAGAATTCCAGATGGCCTTCCCGCATGCGCGGAAAAACCCACTTCAGGTGAGAGATCTGAAAGACCTCTTCCACCTGTGCTTCTTCGGGCAGAGCTCTGTAAGCTCCCCAAACTCCATTTTGCGAATTTAAAAAATCCTGCAAAACAGAATTAAGCTGCTGCTGATTTTGAACAAGACCTTGCGCGAACTCTTGAGCGCAAAGAGATTTAAAGAAGGAACGACATTCCTTTTTAGAGCTCCAAGGAAACGACATGGACACTCCAAGAGATCAAAACAAAGTTAGTTGTTCAAAACCTTGTTGTTCTTGGAATTTTCTAGTTCGACGGAAAGTTGCATCGCTTTTTCTTCCAGCTTTTCCAGTTCACGATGCGCTTTTCTTTTCAAAAGGATCAGTTCTTCCGCCAAGTTCATCGCTGTCAAAACAGCGGCATTTTGGAAAGAACCGTTTTTAGTAACTGACATGGCCTGATTCATCTTATTATTTACAAATGTGACGAGCTCTTCGACTGTGGCATCGTCATGAGAGGTTTTTAATTTGTAAGGGACACCCGCAATTAGAAAATTGTAGGTTTTTTTATCAGATGTCACTAGCACCTCAATAGCTGCAGAATCTTGTTAGTACCGATGTTCTAAACCTTTTAAATTTCTAGAAAAATCCTAGATCAACACTAGAAAAAGTATATCCCTAACGGCCCGATATTCAACAGATTATTTTTTGGAACAGGTGCAAATAATGCCTAAATCCTTCTTCTTCTCACAACTTATCGAGCGCTTATTTGGCTTGTCGTCAAGCTCATAGTCGTCAACTTCCTTGAAGTTGCGCTTGTACGTGGCAACAACGCCGTTAAGCTTCGTGTCATTGTACGAATACTCATCAGATTTGATCGTCGCGTTGAGCAAAAAACTATTAATAATATCTTGTTTGGGATTAATTCGCTGATTTGCCGTCAGACCGACGTTGGTCACAACTCCCTTTTCGTCGACTTGCTGCAAAGTGAGCTCGGTTTCAACCTTTTTCCCACCAGAAAACTTCGTTCGCAAAATCAGGTTCATCGCCTGCTTTTCAGCATCCAAATAGTGAATCTTTCTTTGACGCAGTTGCGATTGCGAGGTCACGAACTTTTCATCAGCGATATCTTTGAGACGGTTCAGATCGACCTTAAAAGACAGTTGTTCATCCTGAAATTCGGGAAAACAACGCATCAGATTTTCATAAGAAACAGAGACTGGTTTGATTCCCTGGGCCCACAGCATCTGAGGCCCAAGAGCTATAATAAAACTTACTACAAGTCGCATGAAACCTTTTCCGTTAATTACATAGGTTCACAGCTTTCCGCAGAAGAACGATTACAGCCTTCCGCCGCATCGCTCGTGCAATACGAACGTGATTCTGTCTTCCATGTACGTGCCGTCGAACAGTCTTCTCCGTCCAGGCTAATGAAAGAACGAACCGCATTCAATGAAAATCCAAAGGTTGAAGCATTCTGGGACAGTTGACCAGTTTTCACGGTCACCGCCGCCTGGTTTTTTCCCTCGGCCTGGACTTTATACACTCCAGGGAAAACCGCGACAAAATCACCCGCGGTCATCGGCGCAGAGACCAGGTAGCGAGGATGCTTTGAAGCGATCACGTCGCCAGGGAAGGTGACCCACATTTCTTGAAAAGTCCCGTCATTGGCGAAATTGAAAAGGTCGCGCAAATCATTGGCGGACTTGGCTGAATTCCAAGCCTTGCAAATCGTGCGCGCACTGCTGGCCACGTCGCCATAAGCGTCAATTCGCGGGCAGACTTCATAAGTGAAGCGTTGAACGAAGTCGCGTTCCCAAAGTCCTGCTATATAAAGATCTCCGAAATTATCTTTATCCAAGCGGAAAAAATGACGGTTCATCGTAAACATCGTCAGATAAATTTTCTTTTGCTCAACCAAAGAAGTGAAGTCGCGATACACACGAATCCTCTGGCCCTTCACTTGTGCCGGAACGGTCACGCGCTCCAAATAAAGATTCGTCACTTGCCCTGCCGTGACCGTCACCAGGTCCGGATAAATACTGTTTTCAAAGCCAACGATGTACGTGCCCGGGGTCAATGCTTGCTGCTTATTCAAATCAAAATAAACGGCAGCATCACAGGCGCCACGTTGTTCAGTTTGGCAGCGCACGGCTTTCACCTTTTGAAAGAGCTGCTGACTGCCCGCCTGCCCGTTAACCTGCATCGCACCTAAAGATTGCGCCTGCGCCAGTCCCGCGAATAACAATGTCGAAATGGCCATCCACCACTTTTTCATAACTCTCTCCTTTAGAACCACTCGTCGCCAGGACGCTTATTGGAAATTGCTTTGCTGACTCGGGTATCCTGCCCATAGACATCATCGATAAAGCGCATGGAACCATCCTCGCCCTTTTCCACTGTCAAATACAGGAAGTACACCGGCATAGGTTTTTTCAGCGTCACCTTTTTATCGATCTCGCCCGGAATATAATTGTCGTTCAAAGGAACATAGTTCTGGATATCATAAAGACTCCAGCCCGGCTGATCCTGCAACAGATACGCAGCCAACTCTAATGGCTGTTCCAAACGAACGCAGCCCGAACTGCGATGACGTTTGCTTTCGCCGAAAAGATTTTTTTCGTTCGTATCATGCATGTAAATCGCCCAAGGATTTTGCAGAGGAAACTTTACGACACCCAACGCATTTTCAGGCCCCGGCAACTGGCGGATGTAATACACGAAATTGCGCGCTGTCATGCTTCGCCAATCAATAGTGGAAGGGTCCACCTGCTCGTCCGTGGCCTCTTCGATCAAGATCATATTATGCTTGCGCAAATAGTTCGGATCCTGTTTCAACAACGGCAGCTTATCCCTGATCGCAATACTGCGAGGCACAGTCCAATAAGGATTCAGATTCACGAAGGTGATTTGATCCCGCATCGAAGGTGTACGACGGAAAGCCTGACCATTGACGGTATTGAAGTGAAAAACTTTTCCGGAATCGTCAAACAGACGGAATTCTGTCGTCGCCAGATTCACGAAAATATGACGGGTTTCCAAATTTTTTGGCAACCAACGCAGCTTTTCCATATTCGCTTCGACCTGTGCGATTCTTTGCCCCGGTGTAAAATTCAAAGCTCTTAAAACCTCGGAACGCGTGCCAATAATACCATCCGAAGTCAAACCATTGGCCGACTGAAATTTTCTTAGGACGCTGTCAAATTCGCTGTCAAAGGTGTTCCCACCATTATTCGAAATGGCGTATCCCAACTGATTAAAGCGCGCGCGCAGTTGACTGATGACCGGATCCGTAACACCTAATTTCAAGGCAAATCCTGGAGAGTTGATTGTCGCCCAACCACCGCTGCTTTTTTGCGCCTTCAAAGTCGCCAAAATCGAAAGTAAATCTTTATAGCGAGGATGCGAAGGTGCGAACGCATCCAGATTCGCAACCAAAGAACCCGGACCGTAAGAGACCGCCGCATTCAACTCGGCAAATTCTGTGAACTCTTTTTTCTTAAACTTAATGTCAGTATCAATTAATTCGGGGTCAAAGCGCCCCGTAGACAGATGTGTAACATAGCGAACAAGAGCTTCTGACACCAAAAGTTCAAACGTAATCCACTGAACTGCGGGGTTCTTCGTTGTGGCCTGGAAGCCCTTTTCGATCTGCGCATCCCAATAGTCAGAAGGATTTAAACCATGCTTATCGGCGTTTAACAAAAGCTCTTTCAGAGCCAGGGCCATATTATTAGGACGACCTGACGAATCCACCCAAATAGCCTGGTAGCCTCTTACGGAATACAGTTTATCCAATCTGTCTGTGCGAAGTAGAAAGCTTCCCCACTTGGGGTTAATAATCGGATTCGTGCGAGCTCGAGTCACTTGATCCTGGATATAAGCCGGCTGGCTTTGCGCCCATGTCAATTGTGGAGCCATGGCGATTAAACTCATGCCCAATACAAATGACTTCGGAAGTATTCTCATCATCTTCATATAAACCCTCTTCGCTACATCCTTACTATCAAGTAGGATGCCAAGCGATGAGGCTTTTGACGGCAGGAAGGACGCGCAAAGAATTGACAGTGCGCCTAAAGCGTCACCAAAAATCTCGAAATGAGACAACCCAAATCGTTCGTTTCTTCTCTCTTTTAAATAGACACAGAAGAAGCGCTTTCAACCTCGGCGACGGCCACATTTGGTCACCTCGCAAAAAAAATCGACGCTGCTTTTGTGCGTAATTAAAAATATCCGCGTCCCAGACGATGTCACGCTTCTTGCTTAAGGGTTTGTTTCGACAACTAAGGTTTAATTGAAATTGTACGGAGGACGTTCATGACAAAGTTCAAAAGCCGCAGACTCTGCTCGGCCGTTTTAAGCGTTTTAATCGCCACCTCACCGGTGATCAGCCAAGCCCAAGCCCAGAGTGTGCAAACCCAATCGGCCAACGCGGCAGCAGTGGGAACAGAAAAGTCGCAGTTGAAAGTGGGACAGCGCTACTTCATTTCGGCTGACAATTTGAACGTGCGCAGCAGCAACGCCACTTCTGGCAACAACATCGTGGGTAAATTAAATACCAACGACGAAGTGGAAATCTATGATCTGCTGAATGAAGCAACACCTTTAGTACAGGTTAAAATCATCAAATCCGCCACCGTCAAAGCCGATGTGGCCCCTGAACTTTTTGTTTCGAAAGACTATCTTTCTGAAAAACAATTGTTAACAGCAGCATCCAAATACTTCGTCGTTCAGAACGTGGCGACGGAAATCACCCGCGTTTACGAGCGCTGCACTGAGACGCCTAGCTGCCCTCACAAACTGGTGCTCGAAACGGAAATGGTCGTAGGTCGCCCTGAAGAGGGAACCAAACAAGATCCTCACGCATTTAAAACCTGGCTGGGACATGCGAAAATTTCTGAATGGATCAAATTCTATCAGGATGGCCAAGCTCACTATCCTCACTGGTATCGCGCCGGTCAGGATCTAAAAACAATTCCTAAAGCCATAACCGATGGTGTGTCCAAGCTGGTTAATTCCCGCAAATGGATGGTCGACGACGGTCGCGGCGGAACAACTATCTATGGAGCTTTCGGCTGGTATGCCGCAAAAGTTTCGCCTGCAGACGAAATCAATGGAATGAACTATCAGTGGCTGCATGGAACTATCGGTTGGGGCCGAGACGGCTCTGAGTCCATCGAGTTGACTCGTGGATTCCTGATGAATCTTTTCTCGAACCCAGGTTCTGCCGGCTGTACACGCCTTGAAAACCGCGCCATCGCGTATTTGCGCAGTTTCTTGCCTGTGGGTACGGATATTTATCGTATCTACGCCCGTGAATCGACACGTGAAAAAGAAGTTATTTCGGGTTTCTTTAAAAAGAAAGTCACTCCACTTCCACGTTACGCGGATAAATATGAAAACCCAGGAAACTGGAACTACATCTTGTTAACAGATGGAGCGCAACAAAGCGGCGGTTTGACTGCGGACGCAAAAACCATTATCGACAAGGCCATTCCAGTTGTGACAAACTACAATTTGATTGAAGCCGGTAACTATCAATATGATCAGTATCCAAACGCAACGGCGTTGAACTATACCCGTACAGCCGCGTCTGGAAGAAGTGGTGACCGTTATAGAATTGATTCTGGTAAAAAAGAAGACGCTGGCAAAACCAATTTCCGCGGCTACTTCTTAGTGGACGAAGGTCGCCTTCTTGATTACTCTCACCCAGATTCACAAAGTACAAAAGGCGTGATCAAAGTAAGTGGCCTTGCTGACTTTAGAAACTCAGTCCCCGAGTTCTTGGCAACGACGGGCGCGCACAATCCTCCAGAGATTCAGTACCAAGCTGAACAGGAAAATGGAGTCGGAGGACGCTAAATGAATTATCCTGCCAGTGTATGTATGGTTGGCGCATCGGGGCTCGTGGGACACGAGCTCCTTTTGCTTTTAGGGATTCTGGATGAAATCTCCACCGTGAAGGCCATAACCCGGTCCCCGCTGGGACGACTGCCTGTCGGAATTGAAAATATTCTTCTGGATTTCAACAAACTATCAAGCTATTCGGAAGTTTTGAAAGCTGATATTTTCGTCTGCTGCCTGGGCAGCACGATCAAAAAAGCTGGCAGTCCTGAAATGTTCCGCCAGGTCGATTACGACTATGTGGTTGAATTCGCTAAAATCGCTGAAAAAGTCGGAGCACAAAAGCTTCTGGTCATTTCGGCGATGGGCGCCGATGCAAACTCTGCCATTTTCTATAATCGTGTCAAAGGTGAAATGGAAAACGAATTGCGGCAGTTAAAGATCCCTCAGATTGAAGTCTTCAGACCTTCTTTGATTTTAGGAGATCGCAAAGAACACCGTCGCGGCGAAGAGATCGCACAGAAAATCAGTCCTCTTCTAAAACCACTTCTGGTGGGACCGCTGAAAAAATATCGGCCGATCACGGCCCGGGATATCGCCAAAGCCATGGCCATCGCGATTCTAAACTTTCACCCGGGCTTTCATGTTTATCCTTCGAACAAAATTCAAGAGATCGCCGATCAAATTCAGTGAGCGGCGTTTTTCACAGTTTACTGAAATAAAGAATCCACAAACTCTTGCGACGAGAAGGTGCGCAGATCCTGGATTCTTTCGCCAACACCGATCAGCTTGATTGGAATTTGCAGTTCTTGCGCAAGACCCACGGCCACGCCACCCTTTGCCGTTCCATCCATTTTAGTCAGAACCGCACCCGTCAAGGTCAGCGCATTGTGAAATTCTTTGGCTTGCATTAGGGCGTTCTGACCCGAGTTGGCATCAAGAACGATTAAAGTTTCGTGCGGAGCTTCGGGGATGACCTTCGCCATCACACGCTTCATTTTTTTGATCTCTTCCATCAGGTTGGCTTGCGTGTGCAGGCGTCCCGCCGTATCCACAATCACCACATCATAGTTTTGTGCTTTTCCCTTCGCGACGGCATCAAAGGCCACGGCGCTGGGATCGGTCACTCCCTCTGGAGAAAAGATTTCGACTTGGGCGCGGTCCGTCCAGACCTTCAATTGACCGCCAGCGGCCGCCCGGAATGTGTCACCCGCCGCGACTAAAACTTTTTTACCCTGACTGGCCAACTGAGAAGATATTTTCCCGATCGAAGTGGTTTTTCCTGCACCATTCACTCCGACAATCATCAAAACCGTCGGTCCACTGTCGGCAAGTTTGATTTTTGCAAGAATACCCTGATCTGGTGAACCCGAATGAGAACCCGCGAAAATATTTTTGATTTCTTCTTTTAAAGCGGCGCGAACCGTGTCGTAATCGGCGCGCTCTTTTTTAGAAAGTTTGTCCTCTAACGCCGCCATCAATCTTTGCACCGTTGTTGGACCTAAATCGCTGGTGTAAAGAATCTCTTCAATTTCTTCCAGATGGGCTTTACCAGAGTCGGTTTTAAAAAGACTGCGGATACGACCGAATAAATTCTCTTCCGTTTTTCTTAAGGCTTCTTTTAAATCGACGGACGGAGCTTCGAGATCAGAGACAATCTGGCCTGTGGAATCCACATGCGCCAAGACGGCTTCTCTTTCCTCTTCCACGGTCGGCTCTGTCGGAAGGGGCATTTCTTTTTTGGCTTCATGGGGAAGTGCTTGGGACGGGCCGCGCGAACGTCGCCAAAAATTTAGAATGATGACGCCAAAAATAACGAAAAGAAGAAGACCTACAACGTAAAATAGAATTTCGATTTGTTGTGCATGTCCGGCTGACATCATAAAATCCTCCAACGGTCTGCGTTATGATGGTTCATGAAACCATCTTTTCTATCGCATTTTCATCTTGGAGACTAGATGAATCTAAAAGCTAGGCCGCGTCTTTTGGCTGCGGCCTAGCATTAAAAACAGGAGAGAACTTAGAATCCTGAAACATTCCCGACTTTGCGGTCTGCGGGTTCTTCCAACGGAAGGACATTTTCCATTTCAGTTTTGCGTTTAGCCGCTGCCATTTTTACGGGAGCTTTGAAGGTTTTAAAGGCTTTTGCATGGGACGCAGATAAAGATCGATTTACCGCTCCGACACCTTGAACCAGCGTGCGTAAATCAATCACCAAATCGGCCAAGGCCACAGCCTGAGCTGACATTTCCTCGGAAGAAGCCGCCACCTCTTCTGAAGAAGCTGCGTTGCCCTGGGTCGCCTGGTCCAACTGATTCATGGCTTTGGAAATCTGCTCCAGACCGCTGGCCTGCTCTTGGCTGGCCACGGAAATTTCGTTATTCAGATCTGCCACTTTTTTCACAGAATTAACGATGTCATTCAAAACAGTACCACTTTGGCTGGCAACCCGAGCACCGTTTTCACTCTTCGCCACGTTATCGTGAATCAGAGATGTGATGTCTTTTGCGGCAGCGGCACTTCTTTGCGCCAAATTTCTGACTGCCTCGGCAACCACTGCAAAACCTTTTCCTTGTTCCCCCGCACGAGCCGCTTCCACCGCTGCATTGAGGGCCAAAAGATTTGTCTGGAAAGCGATATCATCAATCACGGTGATGATTTCTTCGATTTGTTTGGAACCTTTGGCAATCTCTTCCATCGCGCCGATCAATTTGGTGATCTCACTTTCACCATGCTCTGCAGAATCTCTGGACTTCTGTGATAAAGCATTGGCCTCTTTGGCATGATCCGCATTCAACTTCACCATACTTGAAAGCTCCTCGATCGATGCCACGGTTTCTTCTAAAGACGCCGCGGCCTCGGAGGACCCTGAAGACAACTGTTGGCTGGCCGCTGATAGCTGGGTGCCCGAGGCCGATGTCTGATCCGCAGAGTTCGAAATTTCTCCACTGATTCGAGTCAAAGATTTGGCCAAAGACGTTGCAAAGATATAGCCCACAGATGTGGCCGCCAAAAAACCAACGGCAATCATAATTATTACCATCGTTTCACCACGCGCGGTGGTTTCCGCTGCCTGGACCTTGGCATTCTTTACGGCCTCTTCATGAAAAACTAAAAGGTCTGAAAGAGCCTCATCATGATTGCGACGAAGCAGAGGAATTTCACCATCCAAGATTTTGTCGACAGAAGCCTGGTCTCCTTTAAGAGCCGCGGCCATCAGCTTCTCGCCACCTTCGACAAACTTTTTCCAAGCGGCGTCCACTTTAGAAAAAAGCGCTTCTTCATTGGGAAGAAACGGAACTTCCAAATATTTTTTAGTAAGGGTGTCATTAATGACGACAGAGTCTTTAAACTCGTCGTACCACTTTGTCGCTTCCTGAGGAGTTTTTGCCAAGCTTGCGCGAAGAATTGTTCGATTCAGCTCTTGGGCACGATAGCGAATTCGACCAATGCTATTTACATTTGGCAAGTTCTGGTTGGCGATAATACTATAGACACCGACCACCGACCGATTGGATTGCCAACCAATACCCCCGACCACCAATAGCAACATGGATATTCCCACAAAAGCCCAAATCATCTTAGCTTTTAAGCTGAAGCGCGCAAACATACTTTCTTCCCCTACTTGAGTTTAGATTTTTTGAAGACGGTCAAATTCCACCAGTGGTGTATTTATACCGTAATGCGCAGAGGTTATCGGAGCGATCCTCAAATTCTTAAGCAGGTTGAAAAATATTATTTAAAAAATTCAGATATCTCGACCCGGAAAGCCACGGCGAGTTTGTGAAGGGTGTAGAGACTGGGCGAGTGATCCCCCGCTTCTAACCGCTGGTAGTTGCGGAGATCAAAGCCAAAATCTTCCATT
Encoded here:
- a CDS encoding 2Fe-2S iron-sulfur cluster-binding protein, whose translation is MKIKFLPQNIEVEGTPDKSLLQIATENHLEIRSICKGVPSCAECRVRIQEGEANILPPNKAELSLIGTSHFIDGRRLSCQVRCFGDVTVDLTEQVERAENQTKKIRGFRTNKQIESKAVNDTMLLNEKAEEKDKSKS
- the tyrS gene encoding tyrosine--tRNA ligase, translated to MSFLDPREQLERIKFGVAEFINDEDMLKKLKKGKPLNIKLGADPTRPDIHIGHTVVINKLRTFQELGHKVYFLIGDFTAMIGDPSGKNTTRPMLTREEIEENGRTYAKQIFKILDPEKTEIVYNSSWIGKMTPQDFIKMSAQYTVARMLEREDFTKRYRSGTPIGIHEFLYPLTQGYDSVALKADVELGGTDQKFNLLVGRDMQGSYGQEAQCILTMPILEGIDGVHKMSKSLDNYISVIDTPKDMFGKTMRISDDLMYRWYELLTDITANQLAQLKTDVAEKRKHPRDVKVNLAKFLIKRFHSEAAAHAAEEEFHRIFVDKGLPDDVPEFATEAGEIGLPALMAKAGLVASNGEGSRLIQGGGVQIDSEKISDPKLKMNLKTGESFVIKAGKKKFAKIVVR
- the rny gene encoding ribonuclease Y; protein product: MELVITAIVALLLGGAIVFIIKRVQDENKKKSARVEAERIVNKAKSEAAKIKKDSETKAKDFEGRARKNVEADIHKQKSTLKNKESQLDRRLKEIEDQFKQKMEENERYLNTLKDREEKIAISENRIKDLEKKGEAHIGELKQKLESVAAMSQDEARRQLLGALEDEAKQEASKKIAQIEEEANKEADKKAKRILATALSRFASEYTSERTVSVLALPNDEMKGKIIGREGRNIRTLEALCGVDLIVDDTPEAVVISGFDPVRRELARRTIEKLMEDGRVHPARIEEVVEKQRSELMKSIKEEGERHVMELGIANMHPELVKIIGGLKYRSYQGQNALNQALEVANIAGLLAGEMGVNVKIARRAGLLHNIGKAIDHTAEGSYAFVGAEFAKKYNESEDVCHAIRAHDEEEKPHSILAWIVHAAFILSSSRPGARRPQMDSFIHRLEDLESIGNSFDGVLKTLALQAGKDVRVLVESSKVTDDQAVMLSRDIARKIEREMPQAGAVKVTVVRETRSVEHAR
- a CDS encoding 5-formyltetrahydrofolate cyclo-ligase; the protein is MSFPWSSKKECRSFFKSLCAQEFAQGLVQNQQQLNSVLQDFLNSQNGVWGAYRALPEEAQVEEVFQISHLKWVFPRMREGHLEFFDARTFMVGPYGVLEPSPDSTAQDLKDIQGLLIPGLVFNKNGNRLGKGKGFYDKTLSWYRGMKVGVCFDFQVTVDPIPTETHDVIMDYLITETGVVDCRKYQE
- a CDS encoding cell division protein ZapA; this encodes MTSDKKTYNFLIAGVPYKLKTSHDDATVEELVTFVNNKMNQAMSVTKNGSFQNAAVLTAMNLAEELILLKRKAHRELEKLEEKAMQLSVELENSKNNKVLNN
- a CDS encoding L,D-transpeptidase family protein, encoding MKMMRILPKSFVLGMSLIAMAPQLTWAQSQPAYIQDQVTRARTNPIINPKWGSFLLRTDRLDKLYSVRGYQAIWVDSSGRPNNMALALKELLLNADKHGLNPSDYWDAQIEKGFQATTKNPAVQWITFELLVSEALVRYVTHLSTGRFDPELIDTDIKFKKKEFTEFAELNAAVSYGPGSLVANLDAFAPSHPRYKDLLSILATLKAQKSSGGWATINSPGFALKLGVTDPVISQLRARFNQLGYAISNNGGNTFDSEFDSVLRKFQSANGLTSDGIIGTRSEVLRALNFTPGQRIAQVEANMEKLRWLPKNLETRHIFVNLATTEFRLFDDSGKVFHFNTVNGQAFRRTPSMRDQITFVNLNPYWTVPRSIAIRDKLPLLKQDPNYLRKHNMILIEEATDEQVDPSTIDWRSMTARNFVYYIRQLPGPENALGVVKFPLQNPWAIYMHDTNEKNLFGESKRHRSSGCVRLEQPLELAAYLLQDQPGWSLYDIQNYVPLNDNYIPGEIDKKVTLKKPMPVYFLYLTVEKGEDGSMRFIDDVYGQDTRVSKAISNKRPGDEWF